In the Nitrosopumilus cobalaminigenes genome, AAATTGAAGGTTCAACAAGAAGACTGTATGTCAATTGTAATGCTGGTAGAGTATTACGTCCATTAATCATTATCAAAGATAACAAGCCATTACTTACTTCAGAATTATTAGATAAAATTTCAAAGAAACTACTCTCATGGACTGACCTCCTGAGAATGGGTGTCTTGGAAATGATTGATGCAAACGAGGAAGAAAATTGTTATGTTACATTAGATGAAAAAGATGCAAAGAAACACACTCACTTGGAAGTATTCCCACCGGCAATTCTTGGTGCAGGCGCTTCTATCATTCCATATCCAGAACACAACCAATCTCCAAGAAATACATACGAATCTGCAATGGCAAAACAGAGTTTAGGATTTTCAACACCTATGATGAATACTAGTACATATGTTAGACAACACTTTATGCTGTATCCTCAAGTTCCAATTGTTAATACAAAAGCAATGAAACTATTAGGTCTAGAAGATAGACCTGCAGGACAAAATTGTGTTGTTGCAGTATTACCATTTGATGGTTACAACATCGAGGATGCTATCGTATTGAGTAAAGCATCTGTTGATAGAGGTCTTGGTAGAACTTTCTTCTTTAGAATTTATGATGCTGAAGCAAAACAATATCCTGGTGGAATGCGTGACAGCTTTGAAATTCCTAATGCTGAAGATAACATTAGAGGTTACAAAGGTGAACGAGCATACAGATTACTTGAAGATGATGGAGTAGTTGCATCAGAAGCCACAGTCAAAGGTGGAGATATTTTGATTGGAAAAACTAGTCCTCCAAGATTTATGGAAGAGTACCGAGAATTCGAATCTTCTGGTCCTTACAGACGAGATACTTCAATTGGTGTAAGACCATCTGAAGCAGGTGTTATTGATACTGTAGTTATGACTCAATCAAACGAAGGTGGAAAAATGTATAAAATTAGAGCCCGTGATATGAGAATTCCAGAAATTGGTGACAAATTTGCATCAAGACACGGACAAAAAGGTGTTCTAGGAATTTTAGCTAAAGCAGAAGACTTGCCATATACTGCAAGTGGAATGTCTCCTGATGTTTTGATTAATCCTCATGCATTCCCTTCAAGAATGACAGTTGGAATGATGATGGAATCTATCTGTGGTAAAGCAGCAGCATTACGTGGAAAAAGATTTGATGGTTCAGCATTTGTCGGAGAGAAAATGCCTGAGGTTAAAGAAGTAATGGATGCACATGGTTTCGAATATTCTGGTAAAGAAATAATGTATGATGGAAGAACTGGAAAAGCATTCCCAGTTGAAGTTTTCATTGGAGTTGTATATTACCAAAAACTTCACCACATGGTTGCAGACAAAATCCATGCAAGAGCACGTGGACAAGTTCAGATGTTAACTAAACAACCAACTGAAGGAAGAGCAAGAGGTGGTGGTTTAAGATTTGGTGAGATGGAAAGAGACTGTTTAATTGCATATGGTGCTTCTATGATTCTTAAAGACAGATTGTTAGACGAGTCTGATAAATCTGATATTTTTGTATGTGAAAGATGTGGACTGGTTGCATATCATGATGTTAAACAAAGAAAATACGTTTGCAGAGTTTGTGGTGATAAAGCCAAAGTATCTTCTGTATCTGTCGCATATGCATTCAAACTACTCTTACAAGAAATGCAAAGTCTTAACGTTGCACCGAGATTGTTAATCAAGGAGAAAATCTAGAGATGTCTGTTCAAGCAATTAAAGCAATTGATGGTATAAGATTCTCTGTATGGTCTCCAACTGAAATTAGAAAATATTCAGTAGCTGAAATCACTGCTCCTGAAACATATGATGAAGACGGAATGCCAGTTCAAGGAGGTCTTATGGATGGTAGACTGGGAACACTTGAGCCTGGACAAAAATGTCTGACCTGTGGAAATACTGCCGCAAGATGTCCTGGACACTTTGGACACATTGAACTTGCAGAACCAATTTTACACATTGCCTTTATTGATAACATCTACAAACTGTTACAATCAACATGTCGTTCTTGTGCAAGACTCAAAGTTCCTCAAGAGGATCTAAACGCATTCCAAAAAATCAAAGATAAACATGCAGCTTACACTGTCGTTTCACAAAAACGAATTCCAGAACAAATTATTGAAAAAGCCAAAAAAGCAAAAGAATGTCCACACTGTGGAAAAACACAATACGAACTAGTCTTTACAAAACCAACTATCTTTGTCGAAAAAACTGAAATTGGTGAGCACAGATTATTGCCAATTACAATTAGAGAAAGATTTTCACAAATTGTAGATGAGGATTTAGAATTATTATCATATGATCCAATCACTGCAAGACCAGAATGGTTTATTCTTCAAGCATTACCTGTTCCACCTGTAACTGTTAGACCTTCAATTATTCTTGAAACTGGAATTAGATCAGAAGATGACTTGACACACAAGATGGTCGATATCATTAGAGTTAATCAGAGATTAAAAGAAAGTAAAGAAGCAGGAACTCCACCATTAATTGTTCAAGATTTAGTTGACCTGTTACAATATCACTCTACAACATATTTCGATAACGAAGTTTCTGGAATTCCACAAGCTCACCACCGTTCTGGACGTCCTCTCAAAACATTAACTCAAAGACTAAAAGGAAAAGAGGGAAGATTTAGAGGATCATTATCTGGAAAGAGAGTTGACTTTTCAAGTAGAACTGTAATTTCACCAGATCCTAATTTGGATTTGTCTGAAGTCGGTGTACCTGAACAAGTAGCCATGAAACTAACCATTCCTGAAATTGTTACAGAATGGAATATTGAGAGGATGAGAAAACTTGTAATTAACGGACCTGAAAAATTCCCAGGTGTAAACTATATCGTTAGACCTGATGGTGTAAAGATTAGATTAGATTTCGTAGAAGACCGTTCTACAATTGCTGAAACCCTTGAAATTGGCTATTTGATTGAAAGACATCTTGCCGACGGTGACATTGTCATGTTTAACAGACAACCATCACTCCACCAGATGTCCATCATGGCTCACTATGTGAGAGTACTTCCAGGTAAAACTTTCAGACTACACCCATCTGTTTGTCCACCATACAACGCAGACTTTGATGGTGATGAGATGAACCTTCACGTCCCTCAAAGTGAGGAAGCAAGAGCAGAAGCAATTCTGTTGATGAGAGTTCAAGATCAATTAATCTCTCCAAGATACGGTGGTCCAATTATTGGAGCACTAAGAGACTTTGTAACTGGTGCATATCTTCTAACTAAAGACGACACTACACTATCTGTTCAGGAATTTTCAAACTATGCAATGCTTGGAGGTTATGCTGATGCACTTCCAAAACCTGGCACTAAAACAAAAGACGGTCCTGCATATACTGGAAAACAACTATTCTCATTATTCCTTCCAAATGATTTCAATTATGTACTTACATCAAAATGGTCTAAAGGAACTAAAGGTCCAGAGAAAGATGTTGTAATTAAAAACGGTGAGCTAATCAGCGGTGTAATTGACAAAACATCAATTGGTGCAGAAGAACCTGAAAGTATCCTACACAGAATTACCAAAGACTATGGAAATGCAGCTGGTAAAACTTTCTTAAACTCTATTCTAATTATGGTAAAACAATTCATCACTCACTATGGTTTCAGTTATGGTTATGGTGACCTCGAAGTTCCAGAGAAGAACGTAGAGAAAATTCTAACTGACATTCAAGAAACTTATGATATTGTTGCTGATTTAACTGACCAATACAAGAAAGGAACTCTCAAACTAACTAGAGGTATGAAAGCAGAAGAAGCTTTAGAGGCTTACATTGTTAATGAATTAGGTAAAGCCAGAGTCAAAGCAGGAGATACTGCTAATGATTCTCTAGATGATAGTAATGCTGGAAAAATTATGGCAACCACTGGTGCCAGAGGTTCAGCACTTAACGTAGGTCAGATGGCAGGTGCCTTGGGCCAACAATCAAGAAGAGGTAACAGAATGAATGATGGTTACAGTAATCGTGCATTAACACACTATCAAGAACATGATAGTAATCCTGATGCCCATGGATTTGTAAAATCAAATTACAGAACTGGTTTAACAGCTTTAGAATTCTTCTTCCACGCAATGGGTGGTCGTGAAGGCCTTGTAGATACTGCAGTCAGAACACAACAGAGTGGTTACATGCAGCGTAGATTGATTAACGCTTTAGAACACATTAGATTAGAATATGATGGAACTGTAAGAGATCCTCACGGACACATTGTTCAATTCCTTTATGGTGAAGATGGAATCGATGTGCAGAAAAGTGATCATGGTGAAGCATTTAACGCAAGTAGATTGGCTGAATCTCAAACCATTATTGATTCTGGAAAGAAAGCAACAAAAGATGAAATTGACACACTTGCTAAAAAATACACAAAGACATTCAATCCTAGATTAACTGAACTTGTAACTGATGCTTTACAAAAATCCAACTTGAGTAAAGCCGGTGTTGAAGCAGTATGTAAGAAGGGACTTTCATTATACAACAAAGCCCAAGTAGAACCTGGTCAAGCAGTAGGAATTGTCACTGCACAATCAATCGGAGAACCTGGTACTCAGATGACTT is a window encoding:
- a CDS encoding DNA-directed RNA polymerase subunit B, with the translated sequence MVDPSTKRWPVIQDILKREGIARQHLNSFDEFLERGLQSIINEVGQIDIENAEYPYKIQLGKVKLQQPRMMELDGSITHITPAEARLRNVSYSAPVMMEASVVEDGKILESRFVHIGDVPVMAKSNACILHNFSSQKLIEHGEDPNDPGGYFIINGSERVIVGLEDLSYNKIIVDRETVGGNIVFKAKVYSSIVGYRAKLELVMKNDGLIVARIPGSPVDIPVVTLMRALGLESDREIASVVSLVDDIQDELEGSFEKAGDVPTSKDAIVYISKRIAPGMLEEFQIKRAETLLDWGLLPHLGKHPENRKEKAQFLGEAACKLLELKLGWITPDDKDHYGNKVIKFAGQMLADLFRTAFRNLVRDMKYQLERSGQKRGINAVAAAIRPGIITDKLNNAIATGNWGRGRVGVTQLLDRTNYLSTISHLRRIQSPLSRTQPNFEARDLHATHFGRICPSETPEGSNCGLVKNLALSGIISVNVPSEEIVEKLYDLGTVHFFDAKEDLKKDGTRIFVDGRLIGYAKDGQELAESLRELRRNSKIHPHVGVSFHKSEIEGSTRRLYVNCNAGRVLRPLIIIKDNKPLLTSELLDKISKKLLSWTDLLRMGVLEMIDANEEENCYVTLDEKDAKKHTHLEVFPPAILGAGASIIPYPEHNQSPRNTYESAMAKQSLGFSTPMMNTSTYVRQHFMLYPQVPIVNTKAMKLLGLEDRPAGQNCVVAVLPFDGYNIEDAIVLSKASVDRGLGRTFFFRIYDAEAKQYPGGMRDSFEIPNAEDNIRGYKGERAYRLLEDDGVVASEATVKGGDILIGKTSPPRFMEEYREFESSGPYRRDTSIGVRPSEAGVIDTVVMTQSNEGGKMYKIRARDMRIPEIGDKFASRHGQKGVLGILAKAEDLPYTASGMSPDVLINPHAFPSRMTVGMMMESICGKAAALRGKRFDGSAFVGEKMPEVKEVMDAHGFEYSGKEIMYDGRTGKAFPVEVFIGVVYYQKLHHMVADKIHARARGQVQMLTKQPTEGRARGGGLRFGEMERDCLIAYGASMILKDRLLDESDKSDIFVCERCGLVAYHDVKQRKYVCRVCGDKAKVSSVSVAYAFKLLLQEMQSLNVAPRLLIKEKI
- a CDS encoding DNA-directed RNA polymerase subunit A', giving the protein MSVQAIKAIDGIRFSVWSPTEIRKYSVAEITAPETYDEDGMPVQGGLMDGRLGTLEPGQKCLTCGNTAARCPGHFGHIELAEPILHIAFIDNIYKLLQSTCRSCARLKVPQEDLNAFQKIKDKHAAYTVVSQKRIPEQIIEKAKKAKECPHCGKTQYELVFTKPTIFVEKTEIGEHRLLPITIRERFSQIVDEDLELLSYDPITARPEWFILQALPVPPVTVRPSIILETGIRSEDDLTHKMVDIIRVNQRLKESKEAGTPPLIVQDLVDLLQYHSTTYFDNEVSGIPQAHHRSGRPLKTLTQRLKGKEGRFRGSLSGKRVDFSSRTVISPDPNLDLSEVGVPEQVAMKLTIPEIVTEWNIERMRKLVINGPEKFPGVNYIVRPDGVKIRLDFVEDRSTIAETLEIGYLIERHLADGDIVMFNRQPSLHQMSIMAHYVRVLPGKTFRLHPSVCPPYNADFDGDEMNLHVPQSEEARAEAILLMRVQDQLISPRYGGPIIGALRDFVTGAYLLTKDDTTLSVQEFSNYAMLGGYADALPKPGTKTKDGPAYTGKQLFSLFLPNDFNYVLTSKWSKGTKGPEKDVVIKNGELISGVIDKTSIGAEEPESILHRITKDYGNAAGKTFLNSILIMVKQFITHYGFSYGYGDLEVPEKNVEKILTDIQETYDIVADLTDQYKKGTLKLTRGMKAEEALEAYIVNELGKARVKAGDTANDSLDDSNAGKIMATTGARGSALNVGQMAGALGQQSRRGNRMNDGYSNRALTHYQEHDSNPDAHGFVKSNYRTGLTALEFFFHAMGGREGLVDTAVRTQQSGYMQRRLINALEHIRLEYDGTVRDPHGHIVQFLYGEDGIDVQKSDHGEAFNASRLAESQTIIDSGKKATKDEIDTLAKKYTKTFNPRLTELVTDALQKSNLSKAGVEAVCKKGLSLYNKAQVEPGQAVGIVTAQSIGEPGTQMTLRTFHFAGIKERNVTLGLPRLIELVDARKKPVTPTMDIYLDEESKKSREKAIEVARNVLQTKVSALIADTETDYSTNIKLILSTNRLQERGCSIAEVEAALSSNKKFKMETTGELITLNLVDEADTATAIAIRNKVLNTTVKGVPDVERVTLVQKDDEWVIQTTGSNVAKVLEVKGIDKKNVRTNNVFEIAGTLGIEAARNSLIDELNHTLGDQGLEVDNRYIMLVSDLMCSRGYMQQIGRHGIAGTKDSVLARAAFEITVPTIAHAALGGEIEQLKGITENVIVGSNIPIGSGTVDLYMQVSKKK